The Halichoerus grypus chromosome 9, mHalGry1.hap1.1, whole genome shotgun sequence genome has a window encoding:
- the LOC118529441 gene encoding transmembrane protein 230-like, with product MVPTRTNVAAGIPSSKVKYSKLFSTDTGHIHLRSHLLKFKKSSTKIPYKAIACATAQFLIGTFLVIVGCLLLAGYISKVGANRAVPVLIIGILVFLPGFYHLLIAYRAHRGCQGSSYSDLPDCDE from the exons ATGGTGCCCACTCGCACCAATGTGGCTGCCGGGATCCCCAGTAGCAAAGTGAAATACTCAAAGCTCTTCAGCACTGACACTGGACACATTCACC TGAGATCTCACTtattaaagtttaagaaaagCTCTACTAAGATTCCTTATAAGGCCATTGCCTGTGCCACTGCGCAGTTTTTGATTGGCACCTTTCTGGTTATTGTGGGCTGCCTCCTGCTGGCGGGCTACATCAGCAAAGTGGGGGCCAACCGGGCCGTTCCGGTTCTGATTATTGGCATCCTGGTGTTCCTGCCCGGGTTTTACCACCTGCTCATCGCCTACAGAGCCCACCGAGGCTGCCAGGGCTCCTCCTACAGTGACCTTCCGGACTGTGATGAGTGA